The following proteins come from a genomic window of Manduca sexta isolate Smith_Timp_Sample1 unplaced genomic scaffold, JHU_Msex_v1.0 HiC_scaffold_1883, whole genome shotgun sequence:
- the LOC115450228 gene encoding kunitz-type serine protease inhibitor homolog delta-dendrotoxin yields MNKIFICLFLLGVVVASTMGASDCTLPLRKGPCQGRYHSYYFDVKSRQCKPFVYSGCGGNGNRFYSIDECEFACHYFMTLP; encoded by the exons ATGaacaagatttttatttgtttatttctactcGGAGTTGTCGTCGCATCCACCATGG GTGCCAGCGACTGCACGCTACCGCTCCGCAAAGGTCCGTGCCAAGGCAGATATCACag CTACTACTTTGACGTAAAATCTCGGCAGTGCAAGCCATTCGTCTATTCGGGATGCGGTGGCAACGGAAACCGTTTTTACAGCATTGACGAATGTGAATTTGCCTGCCACTATTTTATGACAttaccataa